One segment of Marvinbryantia formatexigens DSM 14469 DNA contains the following:
- a CDS encoding diacylglycerol/lipid kinase family protein has translation MYCFIVNPNACSGKGRKIWKRLAGILRQEQVAYKVFFTKGPGHATRIADMLCTKYAPQAADAGMSGKVSGAKQAVQAADTLCTIVAVGGDGTANEVISGLHDYSAIGFGYIPTGSGNDLARGLSLPADPEAALAAILHPCAIRRIHSGCVRINGKDRHFAVSTGIGFDAAVCHETFRSKIKPVLNRIGLGKLTYLGIALKQLLLLRPFSLTLVLDDKEPVTFPAVYFTAVMNLKYEGGGFMFCPDATAEDDFLDICLIEKMPKLKILLLLPTAFKGRHVRYKGVHILRCRRASLHAGCPQPVHTDGEAAAVYSSMDVSLSKEKLPFIVG, from the coding sequence ATGTACTGTTTCATCGTCAATCCGAACGCCTGCTCCGGCAAAGGGCGGAAAATCTGGAAGAGGCTTGCCGGAATATTACGGCAGGAGCAGGTCGCCTACAAAGTATTTTTTACGAAGGGACCCGGCCACGCCACGCGCATCGCGGACATGCTCTGCACGAAATATGCCCCGCAGGCGGCAGACGCCGGCATGTCCGGTAAGGTCTCCGGTGCAAAGCAGGCTGTACAGGCGGCAGACACTCTCTGCACCATCGTGGCGGTGGGCGGCGACGGCACAGCAAATGAAGTTATCAGCGGTCTGCACGATTATTCCGCTATCGGCTTCGGCTATATTCCCACCGGCTCCGGCAACGACCTTGCCAGAGGGCTCTCACTTCCGGCAGACCCGGAGGCGGCGCTTGCAGCGATTCTGCACCCTTGTGCAATCCGCCGCATTCATTCCGGCTGTGTCCGTATAAACGGAAAAGACCGTCATTTTGCTGTCAGCACCGGCATCGGCTTTGACGCGGCAGTTTGTCACGAGACCTTCCGCTCGAAAATAAAGCCTGTTTTAAACCGCATCGGGCTTGGAAAGCTCACCTATCTCGGCATCGCCCTGAAGCAGCTCCTCCTGCTGCGCCCGTTTTCTCTCACGCTGGTGCTGGATGACAAAGAGCCGGTCACCTTCCCGGCAGTTTATTTTACCGCGGTCATGAATCTGAAATACGAGGGCGGCGGTTTTATGTTCTGCCCCGACGCCACAGCGGAGGACGATTTTCTTGATATCTGCCTCATTGAAAAAATGCCGAAGCTGAAGATTCTCCTCCTGCTCCCGACCGCCTTTAAGGGCAGGCACGTCCGCTATAAAGGCGTACATATTCTGCGCTGCCGCCGGGCGTCGCTTCATGCCGGCTGCCCGCAGCCAGTCCACACGGACGGGGAAGCAGCCGCCGTGTACTCTTCTATGGACGTTTCCCTAAGTAAGGAAAAACTGCCGTTCATCGTTGGATAA